One region of Intestinimonas massiliensis (ex Afouda et al. 2020) genomic DNA includes:
- the ychF gene encoding redox-regulated ATPase YchF: MKLGIVGLPNVGKSTLFNAITNAGVESANYPFCTIDPNVGVVAVPDSRLDWLSAFHKPKKTTPAVVEFVDIAGLVKGASKGEGLGNKFLSNIRATDAIVHVVRCFDDPNVIHVEGSTDPLRDIQIIDIELIMADMEMVQRRIDKCSKAGRTGDKKAAHEAEVFQGLQDWLNEGRSARSYECDEDDAALIATSELLSLKPIIYAANLDEAGFSDYQNNAYYQQVAGVAAAEGAQVIPVCAQLEAEIAQLEPDEKKLFLDDLGIPESGLDRLIKASYALLGLISFLTAGEDECRAWTIQKGTKAPQAAGKIHTDFERGFIRAEVVSFDDLVANGSMNAAKEKGLVRSEGKDYVMQDGDIVLFRFNV, translated from the coding sequence ATGAAATTAGGCATCGTGGGTCTGCCCAACGTGGGCAAATCGACCCTGTTCAACGCCATCACCAACGCGGGCGTCGAGTCCGCCAACTACCCCTTCTGCACCATCGACCCCAACGTGGGCGTGGTGGCCGTCCCCGACAGCCGCCTGGACTGGCTTTCCGCCTTCCATAAGCCCAAAAAGACCACCCCCGCCGTGGTGGAGTTTGTGGACATCGCCGGTCTGGTGAAGGGCGCCTCCAAGGGCGAGGGTCTGGGCAACAAGTTCCTGTCCAACATCCGGGCCACCGACGCCATCGTTCACGTGGTCCGCTGCTTCGACGACCCCAACGTCATCCATGTGGAGGGCTCCACAGACCCCCTGCGTGACATTCAGATCATTGATATCGAGCTCATCATGGCCGATATGGAGATGGTCCAGCGCCGCATCGACAAGTGCTCCAAGGCCGGCCGGACCGGCGATAAGAAGGCCGCCCACGAAGCGGAGGTCTTCCAGGGCCTCCAGGACTGGCTCAACGAGGGCAGGTCCGCCCGCTCCTACGAGTGCGACGAGGACGACGCCGCCCTCATCGCCACCTCCGAGCTTCTCAGCCTCAAGCCCATCATCTACGCCGCCAACCTGGACGAGGCGGGCTTCTCCGACTACCAGAACAACGCCTACTACCAGCAGGTGGCGGGTGTGGCCGCCGCCGAGGGCGCGCAGGTCATCCCCGTCTGCGCCCAGTTGGAGGCCGAGATCGCCCAGTTGGAGCCCGACGAGAAAAAGCTGTTTCTGGACGACCTGGGCATCCCCGAGTCCGGCCTGGACCGGCTCATCAAGGCCAGCTATGCCCTGCTGGGCCTCATCTCCTTCCTCACCGCCGGCGAGGACGAGTGCCGGGCCTGGACCATCCAAAAGGGTACCAAGGCGCCCCAGGCCGCCGGTAAGATCCACACCGACTTCGAGCGGGGCTTCATCCGGGCCGAGGTGGTCTCCTTCGACGACCTGGTAGCCAATGGCAGCATGAACGCCGCCAAGGAAAAGGGCCTGGTCCGCAGCGAGGGCAAGGACTATGTCATGCAGGACGGGGATATTGTCCTCTTCCGCTTCAACGTGTAA
- a CDS encoding S-layer homology domain-containing protein: MKNRMKKALALLVALVLTLSLLPAAAFAAEDVTVTLEVNIRAVAEPEMLAELGVQSPLPGPVTVTVPAGSTVKDVLTQAQKDQGLDIVGLDKGFVTGIGWVSGISAINETLGTEVQEGSFQYPGWSYAINGDFDAPAGIGADPVTEGDTYTFRYSLYGVWSGNAMHYYDYEFLDALDEARTALEQAKAWDTSAFSDPEKAALEQAVAEAETLIGGLDETYMGLWLEYVAEKGSALYGPGSDADKLIKAAAALAAAMQPSPANELTSLVVTDLMESYTGSIDFDPAETEYALYDFPTTLSMVKVKAARASGNAVVSIYLGEAAEPAAQVTGQQGDSWIILRDLDWSGTVNVLRMVVEPPEGTGLSAKTYTVRISRALTAAELEADRDALRLGGGDSTVEVSADLDLPETGASGLSSITWTSSAPDVISGSGVVRRGAKEQTVTLTATLSAAGLESLTKIFTVTVTPVGAREVLDNIAARYAASGVAGDGNGPWLAADLAAYAAAWPDRGHKLSADQVQACLDTFLAKADATDAPGDLAKYIIALRALGYDARKTVTADLREVDVVAKLTALVDGKAASVTNPYTLPYVILALQQGEGYATQAQMDYLIQAAVDSQDSWGNTSWGPDGATPMLLALAPYCDGNALVKEAVDGALAKVRACQGADGGMGNAASTGLAAMAFAALGIDPAEVTAGEGQPSLVDGLLTYVSDTLDGFRPTSNSFSTEQGFRGLIAALRYGETGLPFRLFDFSDRAMETAEATWAQHGPVTFAVIPDDAAVTVLREETEQTPAAPFRYDLPAGTYTYTVSKSGYVGKTGSFTVTEAQAEAHTGQKISVSLAAAPGADSGRSITVSVKVLTHDDSACGGKYTYKHNASAYQVVLADESVALRAGQSVFDALDAALTQAGVDYVESTPGYISSIGDEEEFGHGSKDSGWLYMVNGTTADIGCRDYSLTRDAKVIWFYTDNYHDEYGSESWGGSSSAGAADTSAVLEPQAVADKTGEAKAAVTEKEIRAALDAAQNGGAGCVIIRPDVSGRADQVTVELPRTAVERLAGETGVGLRIETGLAQVDLSSRALAALADAGGRTVSVSVGQGADGVRTVAVLVDGKPVETLPGGIRVAFPAAEAGLVPALVGADDAAAPLKKSLVANGTAYLLLPGSASVALIRGAETFVDVPDGYWGAEAVAFAASRGLLQGVGGDRFDPDGVLTRAMLVTVLYRLEGQPEGAEAAFSDVAVEAWYASAAAWAAEAGIANGVSGGAFAPERSITRQELAAMLYRYAGYAGLDTSARQPLTAFADGAERAGWAEEALSWALATGLLTGKDGGRLDPAGNASRAEVAAVLERLVGLMVR; this comes from the coding sequence ATGAAAAACAGGATGAAAAAGGCTTTGGCTCTGCTGGTGGCGCTGGTGCTGACCCTGAGTCTGCTGCCCGCCGCCGCCTTTGCGGCGGAGGACGTGACGGTCACACTGGAGGTCAATATCCGCGCCGTTGCAGAGCCGGAAATGCTGGCGGAGTTGGGCGTGCAGTCGCCGTTGCCAGGACCGGTGACAGTGACGGTGCCGGCCGGGTCCACCGTAAAGGATGTGCTGACCCAGGCCCAGAAGGACCAGGGACTGGATATCGTTGGGCTGGACAAGGGCTTTGTGACGGGCATCGGCTGGGTATCGGGCATCAGCGCCATCAACGAGACGCTGGGGACCGAGGTCCAGGAGGGGAGCTTTCAGTACCCCGGCTGGTCCTATGCCATCAATGGCGACTTTGACGCCCCGGCCGGCATCGGAGCAGATCCGGTTACAGAAGGGGATACGTATACCTTCCGCTACAGCCTCTATGGGGTCTGGAGCGGGAATGCCATGCACTATTACGATTACGAGTTCCTAGATGCGCTGGACGAGGCCCGGACCGCCCTGGAGCAGGCCAAGGCATGGGACACCTCCGCCTTTTCCGACCCGGAAAAAGCGGCTCTGGAGCAGGCCGTTGCGGAAGCTGAAACGCTGATCGGCGGGCTGGATGAGACCTATATGGGGCTCTGGCTGGAGTATGTCGCGGAGAAGGGGAGCGCCCTCTATGGCCCCGGCTCGGACGCCGACAAACTGATCAAGGCTGCGGCAGCCCTGGCCGCAGCGATGCAGCCCAGCCCGGCCAACGAGCTGACCAGTTTGGTCGTGACGGACCTGATGGAGAGCTACACCGGGTCCATAGACTTTGATCCCGCAGAGACAGAATACGCCCTCTACGATTTTCCCACCACGCTGTCAATGGTCAAGGTGAAGGCAGCCCGCGCCTCTGGGAATGCGGTGGTCTCCATCTATTTGGGAGAGGCTGCGGAGCCGGCGGCGCAGGTCACAGGCCAGCAGGGGGATAGCTGGATTATACTCAGGGACCTGGATTGGAGCGGCACGGTCAACGTGCTGCGAATGGTGGTAGAACCGCCGGAGGGCACTGGGCTGTCCGCCAAAACCTACACCGTCCGGATCAGCCGTGCCCTGACCGCAGCCGAGCTGGAGGCGGACCGGGATGCCCTGCGGCTGGGGGGCGGCGACAGCACGGTGGAGGTCTCTGCGGACCTGGATCTACCGGAGACCGGGGCCAGCGGGCTGTCCTCCATTACCTGGACATCCAGCGCACCGGATGTTATAAGCGGCAGCGGCGTGGTCCGGCGGGGGGCCAAGGAGCAGACCGTTACACTGACAGCCACCCTTTCGGCTGCGGGGCTGGAAAGCCTGACTAAGATATTTACAGTGACGGTCACCCCGGTTGGGGCCCGGGAGGTCCTGGACAACATCGCGGCCCGGTATGCGGCCTCCGGCGTGGCGGGCGACGGCAATGGCCCCTGGCTGGCCGCCGATCTGGCTGCCTATGCCGCCGCCTGGCCGGACCGCGGCCACAAACTGTCCGCGGACCAGGTGCAGGCCTGCCTGGATACCTTCCTGGCCAAGGCTGACGCTACCGACGCGCCCGGCGATCTGGCCAAATACATCATTGCCCTGCGGGCCCTGGGCTACGACGCCCGGAAGACCGTTACCGCCGACCTGCGGGAGGTGGACGTGGTGGCCAAGCTGACGGCCCTGGTGGACGGCAAGGCTGCCAGCGTGACCAATCCGTATACCCTGCCCTACGTCATTCTGGCGCTCCAGCAGGGGGAGGGCTACGCCACCCAGGCGCAGATGGATTACCTGATCCAGGCGGCGGTGGACAGCCAGGACTCCTGGGGCAATACATCCTGGGGCCCCGACGGGGCCACGCCCATGCTGCTGGCGCTGGCCCCCTACTGTGACGGCAACGCTCTGGTGAAGGAGGCCGTGGACGGGGCCCTGGCCAAGGTGCGGGCCTGCCAGGGGGCGGACGGCGGCATGGGGAACGCCGCCTCCACCGGCCTGGCCGCCATGGCCTTTGCCGCGCTGGGTATCGACCCTGCCGAAGTGACGGCAGGCGAGGGCCAGCCCTCCCTGGTGGACGGACTGCTGACCTATGTCAGCGACACCCTGGATGGCTTCCGGCCCACGTCCAACTCCTTCTCCACCGAGCAGGGCTTCCGCGGCCTGATCGCCGCCCTCCGGTACGGGGAGACGGGGCTGCCCTTCCGGCTGTTTGACTTCTCCGACCGGGCCATGGAGACGGCCGAGGCCACCTGGGCCCAACACGGCCCGGTGACCTTCGCGGTCATCCCGGATGACGCGGCGGTGACCGTCCTGCGGGAGGAGACGGAGCAGACGCCGGCGGCTCCCTTCCGCTATGACCTGCCCGCCGGGACCTACACCTACACCGTGAGCAAGAGCGGGTATGTGGGCAAGACCGGCTCCTTTACCGTGACGGAGGCCCAGGCTGAGGCCCACACGGGCCAGAAGATCAGCGTCTCGCTGGCCGCCGCGCCCGGCGCAGACAGCGGCAGGAGCATCACTGTCTCCGTCAAGGTGCTGACCCACGACGACAGCGCCTGCGGCGGAAAATACACCTATAAGCACAACGCCTCGGCCTATCAGGTGGTCCTGGCTGACGAGTCTGTGGCGCTGCGGGCCGGTCAGTCGGTGTTCGACGCCCTGGACGCCGCCCTGACCCAGGCGGGGGTGGACTATGTGGAGAGCACGCCGGGGTACATCAGCTCCATTGGAGACGAGGAGGAGTTCGGGCACGGCAGCAAGGATTCCGGCTGGCTGTATATGGTCAACGGCACCACCGCCGACATCGGCTGCCGGGATTATTCGCTGACGCGGGATGCCAAGGTGATCTGGTTCTACACTGACAATTACCACGACGAGTACGGCTCGGAGTCCTGGGGCGGCAGCTCCTCGGCAGGGGCGGCGGACACCAGCGCCGTTCTGGAGCCTCAGGCGGTGGCAGACAAAACCGGCGAGGCCAAGGCGGCGGTGACGGAAAAAGAGATTCGCGCCGCTTTGGACGCCGCCCAGAACGGCGGCGCAGGGTGTGTTATCATCCGGCCCGACGTCTCGGGACGGGCGGACCAGGTCACCGTGGAGCTGCCCCGGACGGCGGTGGAGCGGCTGGCCGGGGAGACCGGGGTCGGCCTGAGGATTGAGACCGGACTGGCGCAGGTGGACCTCTCCAGCCGGGCGCTGGCCGCACTGGCCGACGCAGGCGGCCGGACGGTGTCGGTGTCGGTGGGACAGGGGGCGGACGGGGTCCGGACCGTCGCCGTCTTGGTGGACGGCAAGCCGGTGGAGACCCTGCCCGGCGGCATCCGGGTCGCCTTCCCCGCCGCGGAGGCGGGGCTGGTGCCCGCACTGGTGGGGGCGGATGACGCCGCCGCCCCGCTGAAAAAATCCCTGGTGGCGAACGGCACCGCCTATCTGCTGCTGCCCGGCTCGGCCTCCGTGGCCCTGATCCGAGGGGCAGAGACCTTCGTCGACGTGCCCGACGGATACTGGGGGGCGGAAGCGGTGGCCTTCGCCGCCTCCCGCGGGCTGCTCCAGGGGGTGGGCGGCGACCGCTTCGACCCCGACGGGGTGCTGACCCGGGCCATGCTGGTGACGGTGCTCTACCGCCTGGAGGGCCAGCCGGAGGGGGCTGAGGCGGCCTTCTCCGACGTGGCGGTCGAGGCTTGGTACGCCTCGGCCGCCGCCTGGGCGGCAGAGGCAGGCATCGCCAACGGGGTCTCCGGCGGGGCCTTTGCCCCGGAGCGCTCCATCACCCGGCAGGAACTGGCCGCCATGCTCTACCGCTATGCCGGGTACGCCGGCCTGGATACCTCCGCCCGGCAGCCGCTCACCGCCTTTGCCGACGGCGCCGAGCGCGCCGGGTGGGCGGAGGAGGCCCTGTCCTGGGCCTTGGCCACCGGCCTGCTGACCGGAAAGGACGGCGGGCGGCTGGACCCCGCCGGGAATGCCAGCCGCGCCGAGGTGGCCGCCGTTCTGGAGCGCCTGGTGGGCCTCATGGTCCGATGA
- a CDS encoding complex I subunit 5 family protein: MQTDLLLFLVLFPILGAFAVFPLGKRSPAGRDWYVRIVPAVELAAALLLLTADGAGAALPGVCGLGLRLAAGSLRTLLVLVAGFLWLATGLASREYFAAAAHKERYYFFWLLTLGALMGVFLAADLITLFVFFEMMSFTSYVWVAQNETPEALRAANTYLAVAVIGGMTLLVGLFLLYDLLGTLEIGALAGLAAALPEEKKVPLYVAGGCCLAGFGAKAGMFPLHIWLPKAHPVAPAPASALLSGILTKSGVFGILVIARNLFRADAPWGDAVLLLGVVTMVLGAVLAVFSVDLKRTLACSSMSQIGFILVGVAMQGLLSGENALAAWGTILHMLNHSLIKLVLFVAAGVVYLGTHSLNLNDIRGWGRDKPWLKAVFLVGACSIAGVPGFSGYVSKTLLHESIVEYIHALTHAGLDAGVYRVVEWLFLISGGLTAAYMTKLFVCIFLSPKARGQHAAPKPYWSAGTAAALTGGAGVLLALGVTPSLTMQPIAVWAAEFLHGDHLEETLHYFSLTNLKGACISLGIGALVYLAVIRGLLMRRESGGEVYLNRWPQRLDLEELVYRPALNALAFLGAFCARAAASVGDVIVFLGERILFTKAPGIFVPKHDENFGAYERKPRRFLVGETFSFDLLLAGVGLVAMLLYILLV, encoded by the coding sequence ATGCAAACCGATCTGCTGCTGTTTCTGGTGCTTTTCCCTATTCTGGGCGCTTTCGCGGTCTTTCCCCTGGGGAAGCGGAGCCCGGCGGGCCGGGACTGGTATGTCCGCATCGTGCCCGCTGTGGAGCTGGCGGCGGCCCTGTTGCTGCTGACGGCGGACGGGGCGGGGGCCGCCCTGCCCGGCGTGTGCGGCCTGGGACTGCGGTTGGCGGCGGGGAGCCTGCGTACCCTGCTGGTCCTGGTGGCGGGCTTTTTGTGGCTGGCCACCGGCCTGGCCAGCCGGGAATACTTTGCCGCCGCCGCGCACAAGGAGCGCTACTACTTTTTCTGGCTGCTGACCCTGGGGGCCCTGATGGGGGTCTTTCTGGCGGCTGACCTCATCACCCTCTTTGTTTTTTTTGAAATGATGTCCTTCACCTCCTACGTGTGGGTGGCCCAAAACGAGACCCCGGAGGCCCTCCGGGCGGCCAACACCTATCTGGCGGTGGCGGTCATCGGCGGCATGACCCTGCTGGTGGGGCTGTTCCTGCTGTACGACCTGCTGGGCACCCTGGAGATTGGGGCGCTGGCCGGCCTGGCCGCCGCCCTGCCGGAGGAGAAGAAGGTCCCGCTCTATGTGGCGGGAGGCTGCTGCCTGGCGGGCTTCGGAGCCAAGGCGGGCATGTTCCCCCTGCACATCTGGCTGCCCAAGGCCCACCCGGTGGCGCCGGCCCCGGCCTCGGCCCTGCTGTCCGGCATCCTGACCAAAAGCGGCGTGTTCGGCATTCTGGTAATCGCCCGGAACCTGTTCCGGGCCGACGCGCCCTGGGGGGACGCGGTGCTTTTGCTGGGGGTAGTGACCATGGTGCTGGGGGCGGTGCTGGCCGTCTTCTCAGTGGACCTGAAGCGGACTCTGGCCTGCTCATCCATGTCCCAGATCGGCTTTATCCTGGTGGGAGTGGCCATGCAGGGCCTCCTCAGCGGGGAGAACGCCCTGGCGGCCTGGGGCACCATTCTGCATATGCTCAACCACTCCCTGATCAAGCTGGTCCTCTTCGTGGCGGCTGGGGTGGTCTATCTGGGGACCCATTCCCTGAACCTCAACGACATCCGGGGCTGGGGCCGCGACAAGCCCTGGCTCAAGGCGGTCTTTCTGGTGGGGGCCTGCTCCATCGCCGGGGTGCCCGGCTTCTCCGGATACGTCAGCAAGACCCTGCTCCACGAGAGCATTGTGGAGTACATCCACGCCCTGACCCACGCGGGTCTGGACGCCGGAGTCTACCGTGTGGTGGAGTGGCTGTTCCTGATCTCCGGCGGCCTGACGGCAGCCTATATGACCAAGCTCTTTGTGTGCATCTTTCTCTCCCCCAAGGCCCGGGGCCAGCACGCGGCGCCGAAGCCCTACTGGTCTGCGGGCACGGCGGCGGCCCTGACCGGCGGGGCGGGGGTGCTGCTGGCGCTGGGCGTGACCCCCTCCCTTACCATGCAGCCCATCGCCGTCTGGGCGGCGGAGTTCCTGCACGGCGACCACCTGGAGGAGACCCTCCACTACTTCTCCCTGACCAATCTGAAGGGGGCCTGCATCTCACTGGGCATCGGCGCGCTGGTCTATCTGGCGGTCATCCGGGGGCTACTGATGCGGCGGGAGAGCGGCGGGGAGGTCTACCTCAACCGCTGGCCGCAGAGGCTGGACCTGGAGGAGCTGGTGTACCGGCCCGCCCTGAATGCCCTGGCCTTCCTGGGCGCCTTCTGCGCCCGGGCCGCGGCCTCGGTGGGGGACGTCATTGTCTTTCTGGGGGAGCGCATCCTCTTTACCAAGGCTCCCGGCATCTTTGTGCCTAAGCACGATGAGAATTTCGGCGCATATGAGCGCAAGCCCCGGCGGTTCCTGGTGGGGGAGACCTTCTCCTTCGACCTGCTGCTGGCGGGAGTGGGATTGGTCGCCATGCTGCTGTATATTCTGCTGGTCTAG
- a CDS encoding complex I subunit 5 family protein: protein MLRFLNLPILFPVLMGLGLLILHPESRKTRNLYLMTAVLITSALSFAAIGVTYVQGSDALACIMVRFNDVFSISLRIDGASMVFGTIVSTLWPIITVYAIDYMSHEGSENRFFSFWLMAYGVVLGVAYSEDFLSLYLFYELLTLSTLPLVMHAADEKARYAGREYLIYSLSGAAFAFIGIVFLLNYGAGHLNFTYGGILDAARVAGNERTLLVVFVAAFLGFGVKAAIYPFYRWLPDASVAPTPVSALLHAVAVVKAGAFAVMRLIYFGFGADFLRGTWAQTVVMAATIVTIVYGSARALRTPHLKRRLAFSTVSNLSYILFAFTIMTPAGLLGGLTHMVYHAVVKITMFCCAGAILHKSGREYVYDLENFGRVMPVVFAAFTVSSFALIGLPPLGGFAGKWMIATAAVASQNKLAYVGIGALILSTLLTTLYLMTVVVRAYFPVGKLDAEALAKVHDPDKTMTVPLVLLTSMGVVLALCSNLVIGFLTQVSQGLL from the coding sequence ATGCTTCGATTTCTCAATCTGCCCATCCTCTTCCCCGTGCTGATGGGCCTGGGTCTGCTGATCCTGCACCCGGAGAGCCGGAAAACACGCAACCTCTACCTGATGACGGCGGTGCTGATCACCTCGGCGCTCTCCTTTGCCGCCATCGGCGTCACCTATGTCCAGGGCAGCGACGCCCTGGCCTGCATCATGGTCCGGTTCAACGACGTGTTTTCCATCTCCCTGCGGATCGACGGGGCGTCCATGGTGTTCGGGACCATCGTCTCCACCCTGTGGCCCATCATCACGGTGTACGCCATCGACTACATGTCCCACGAGGGCTCTGAGAACCGGTTCTTTTCCTTCTGGCTCATGGCCTACGGCGTGGTGCTGGGCGTGGCCTACTCGGAGGACTTTTTGTCCCTCTACCTGTTCTATGAGCTTTTGACCCTGTCCACCCTGCCCCTGGTGATGCACGCCGCCGACGAAAAGGCCCGGTACGCCGGGCGGGAGTACCTCATCTACTCCCTGTCCGGCGCGGCCTTTGCCTTCATCGGCATCGTGTTCCTGCTCAACTACGGCGCGGGCCACCTGAACTTTACCTACGGCGGCATTCTGGACGCCGCCCGGGTGGCGGGCAACGAGCGGACGCTGCTGGTGGTCTTTGTGGCGGCCTTCCTCGGGTTCGGCGTCAAGGCGGCCATCTACCCCTTCTACCGCTGGCTGCCCGACGCCTCGGTGGCCCCCACCCCGGTCTCCGCCCTGCTCCACGCCGTGGCGGTGGTCAAGGCGGGCGCCTTCGCCGTCATGCGGCTCATCTACTTCGGCTTCGGGGCCGACTTTCTCCGGGGCACCTGGGCCCAGACGGTGGTCATGGCGGCCACCATCGTCACCATTGTCTACGGCTCCGCCCGGGCCCTGCGCACCCCCCACCTGAAGCGGAGGCTGGCCTTCTCCACGGTGAGCAACCTGTCCTACATCCTTTTCGCCTTTACCATCATGACTCCCGCCGGGCTGCTGGGCGGACTGACCCATATGGTCTATCACGCGGTGGTCAAGATCACCATGTTCTGCTGCGCCGGCGCCATCCTCCACAAGAGCGGTCGGGAGTACGTCTACGATCTGGAAAACTTCGGGCGGGTGATGCCGGTGGTCTTCGCCGCTTTCACCGTGTCCTCCTTTGCCCTCATCGGCCTGCCTCCTCTGGGCGGCTTCGCGGGCAAGTGGATGATCGCCACCGCCGCCGTGGCCTCCCAGAACAAACTGGCCTACGTGGGCATCGGGGCGCTGATTTTGTCCACGCTGCTGACCACCCTCTATCTGATGACAGTGGTGGTCCGGGCCTACTTCCCGGTGGGAAAGCTGGACGCCGAGGCCTTGGCCAAGGTCCACGACCCGGACAAGACCATGACCGTGCCGCTGGTGCTCCTGACGTCCATGGGCGTGGTGCTGGCCCTGTGCTCCAACCTGGTTATCGGCTTTTTGACCCAGGTCAGCCAGGGGCTGCTGTAA
- a CDS encoding complex I subunit 5 family protein produces MLLLLPILAPVAGGIFVFRQKKESVRNRLVLALMLVTAGLVCAVCLTPEQTVELLTIQGRLHLALRSDLLAKFFLVLITCIWAPITLFAFPYIRHEGRDRQFFGFYTMTLGILAGLAMAKNFVTLYMFFEMMSLITVPLVLHSGTAASRRAGFKYLGYSVFGAGMALAGYFFVAYYMATPDFIHGGAIDPVKAAEHRPMLLVVYFLMIVGFGCKAGMMPMQAWLPAAHPVAPAPASAVLSGVITKGGVLAILRITYYMYGVDFLSGTWPQYVLLTLALCTVFVGSMLAYREKLLKRRLAYSTVSQVSYVLFGLFLFTPAGVLGALLQLVFHALAKDVLFLAAGAVIFATNRTRVDQLRGIGRRMPVTMWCFTLAALSLIGIPPMPGFLSKWYLVTAGLEGASRAFGIAGLVVLILSALLTAGYLLPIVTAGFFPGRDFSGERKEVGKTMLAPMLCFSAASVLLGLFPGPLMSWLGGLIPKMF; encoded by the coding sequence ATGCTGTTGCTGCTGCCCATCCTGGCGCCCGTGGCCGGAGGCATATTTGTCTTCCGGCAGAAAAAGGAATCGGTCCGGAACCGGCTGGTGCTGGCCCTCATGCTGGTCACCGCCGGGCTGGTATGCGCCGTCTGCCTGACGCCGGAGCAGACGGTGGAGTTGCTGACCATCCAGGGCCGGCTCCACCTGGCCCTGCGCAGCGACCTGCTGGCCAAGTTCTTCTTGGTGCTCATCACCTGCATCTGGGCCCCCATCACCCTGTTTGCTTTCCCCTACATCCGGCATGAGGGCCGGGACCGGCAGTTCTTCGGCTTCTACACCATGACCCTGGGCATCCTGGCGGGGCTGGCCATGGCCAAGAATTTTGTGACGCTCTATATGTTTTTCGAGATGATGAGCCTCATCACCGTGCCCCTGGTGCTCCACAGCGGCACTGCCGCCTCCCGGCGGGCGGGTTTTAAGTATCTGGGCTACTCGGTGTTCGGGGCAGGCATGGCCCTGGCGGGCTATTTCTTCGTGGCCTACTACATGGCCACCCCCGACTTCATCCACGGCGGGGCCATCGACCCGGTCAAGGCGGCGGAGCATCGGCCCATGCTGCTCGTCGTCTACTTCCTGATGATTGTGGGCTTCGGGTGCAAGGCGGGCATGATGCCCATGCAGGCCTGGCTGCCCGCCGCCCATCCGGTGGCCCCCGCTCCCGCCTCCGCCGTGCTGTCCGGCGTCATCACCAAAGGGGGTGTGCTGGCCATCCTGCGCATCACCTACTATATGTACGGCGTGGATTTCCTCTCCGGCACCTGGCCCCAGTATGTGCTGCTCACTCTGGCCCTGTGCACCGTCTTTGTGGGTTCCATGCTGGCCTACCGGGAGAAGCTCCTCAAGCGGCGGCTGGCCTACTCCACCGTCAGCCAGGTGTCCTACGTGCTCTTCGGCCTGTTTCTGTTCACCCCGGCGGGCGTGCTGGGCGCTCTGCTCCAGCTCGTGTTCCACGCCCTGGCCAAAGACGTCCTCTTCCTGGCGGCGGGGGCCGTCATCTTTGCCACCAACCGTACCCGGGTGGACCAGCTCCGGGGCATCGGCCGCCGCATGCCGGTGACCATGTGGTGCTTTACCCTGGCCGCCCTGTCCCTCATTGGCATCCCGCCCATGCCCGGCTTTCTCAGCAAGTGGTATCTGGTGACGGCGGGGCTGGAGGGGGCTTCCCGGGCCTTCGGCATCGCCGGGCTGGTGGTGCTCATCCTCTCCGCCCTGCTGACGGCGGGCTACCTGCTGCCCATCGTCACGGCGGGCTTCTTCCCCGGCCGAGACTTCAGCGGCGAGCGGAAGGAAGTGGGAAAAACCATGCTGGCCCCCATGCTGTGCTTTTCGGCGGCGTCCGTCCTGCTGGGCCTGTTCCCCGGCCCCCTCATGAGCTGGCTGGGCGGGCTGATCCCCAAGATGTTCTGA